The Egicoccus sp. AB-alg2 genome window below encodes:
- a CDS encoding ATP-binding cassette domain-containing protein: protein MTGRGRDLTDRRASWRVVRHLMGVRKPAYWGGGAMWWLFMLAPLGVGLLLERLFDALRDGGPALALLAVIAGIEVGRALGLPLVGWVFEPFWGHAETVLRTNVLRAQLHPDPARRGPAITDAAAAMPLFRDDPEHLARATDMWLTLVAIGAIALGALAVIARIDPLVAVAVAVPLLLASAAGHLLAPMVRDRRAADRAVTGEVTGFMGEVFNTVTTVTTAGAAPALVRHLARLCDRRRVTAVRSRVATQLLPAVGATTGDLALAGGLLAAALLVADDLTTGQVALLAYYAQLLAGVPRNWAAWLAIRRHADVAVERLRAAVADGDVSRLIEPVGPVPFSPPPVGRHPLPAAPPAPRLELVGVVARTPDGRRIGPVDLTIPAGGFAVVTGRVGVGKTTLVRAVLGLAPLVTGEIRWDGRAVDPAHWMTPPRAAYVAQVPTLFSEALDDNLRLGWDVADADLEYALEAAAAREIVTTLEDGLDTRLGPRGIRLSGGQAHRVAAARALVAGSALIIADDLSAALDAGTEAALLDRLLADRDRTMLVVSHRPAVLDRADVVLHLDGPAD from the coding sequence GTGACCGGCCGGGGGCGGGACCTGACCGACCGGCGTGCCTCCTGGCGGGTGGTCCGTCACCTGATGGGCGTGCGCAAGCCGGCCTACTGGGGCGGCGGCGCCATGTGGTGGCTGTTCATGCTCGCGCCTCTGGGCGTCGGGCTGCTCCTGGAACGGCTCTTCGACGCACTCCGCGACGGCGGGCCGGCGTTGGCGCTGCTGGCCGTGATCGCCGGCATCGAGGTCGGCCGAGCGTTGGGGCTGCCACTCGTGGGTTGGGTGTTCGAGCCGTTCTGGGGCCACGCGGAGACGGTGCTGCGCACCAACGTCCTGCGCGCCCAGTTGCACCCCGATCCGGCGCGACGCGGGCCGGCCATCACCGACGCCGCGGCCGCCATGCCGCTGTTCCGCGACGACCCGGAGCATCTCGCACGCGCCACCGACATGTGGCTGACGCTGGTGGCCATCGGTGCCATCGCACTGGGCGCGCTCGCGGTGATCGCCCGGATCGATCCGCTGGTCGCCGTCGCCGTCGCCGTGCCGCTGCTGCTGGCCTCCGCCGCCGGTCACCTGCTGGCCCCGATGGTCCGGGACCGGCGCGCGGCCGACCGCGCGGTGACGGGCGAGGTCACCGGGTTCATGGGCGAGGTGTTCAACACCGTCACGACCGTCACGACCGCCGGTGCCGCGCCGGCGCTGGTGCGCCACCTCGCGCGCCTGTGCGACCGCCGTCGGGTGACGGCGGTGCGCAGCCGGGTGGCGACCCAGCTGCTGCCGGCGGTGGGTGCCACGACCGGTGACCTCGCCCTGGCCGGCGGGTTGTTGGCCGCCGCGCTGCTCGTCGCGGACGACCTGACCACGGGGCAGGTCGCGCTGCTGGCGTACTACGCGCAACTGCTGGCCGGTGTCCCACGCAACTGGGCCGCGTGGCTGGCGATCCGACGCCACGCCGACGTCGCCGTGGAACGCCTGCGCGCCGCGGTCGCCGACGGCGACGTGTCCCGGCTGATCGAGCCCGTCGGCCCGGTGCCGTTCTCGCCACCGCCGGTCGGCCGCCACCCGCTTCCGGCCGCGCCGCCCGCACCACGGCTGGAGCTCGTCGGTGTCGTCGCGCGGACCCCGGACGGCCGCCGCATCGGTCCCGTCGATCTGACGATCCCGGCCGGTGGGTTCGCCGTCGTCACCGGTCGCGTCGGCGTCGGCAAGACGACGTTGGTCCGCGCGGTCCTGGGGCTCGCGCCGCTGGTGACGGGCGAGATCCGGTGGGACGGACGGGCCGTCGACCCGGCTCACTGGATGACGCCGCCACGGGCCGCGTACGTCGCGCAGGTCCCCACGCTGTTCAGCGAGGCGCTGGACGACAACCTGCGGCTGGGCTGGGACGTGGCCGACGCCGACCTCGAGTACGCGCTGGAGGCGGCCGCGGCACGCGAGATCGTGACGACGCTCGAAGACGGCCTGGACACCCGCCTCGGGCCGCGAGGGATCCGGTTGTCCGGCGGGCAGGCGCACCGCGTTGCGGCGGCCCGAGCGCTGGTCGCCGGCTCGGCGCTGATCATCGCCGACGACCTGTCGGCCGCGCTGGACGCGGGGACGGAGGCGGCGCTGCTCGACCGGCTGCTGGCTGACCGGGACCGCACGATGCTGGTCGTCTCGCACCGACCGGCGGTGCTCGACCGGGCCGACGTGGTGCTCCACCTCGACGGCCCGGCCGACTGA
- a CDS encoding ABC transporter permease: MTPLGTAVTAGTERAWIEFRRGFTNATDLGFYVVMSVVVFAILWFNRDTVVQVPGYELPSATYALPSFVGGLIAFLSVLGVAYALAMEREDGTLLRAKSLPHGMTGYVVGQVLRTTLETIAGLTLALVPAMLFIDGILVDGVGGLVWLPAILVLGLLATLPIGVVIGAVVRSVRQVNTWGSLPLFALIWASGIFVPTIALPQWARVVGQLFPVYWLGLGTRAVLLPDEAAALEIGGSWRPGWTVAVLVAWAVAGVLVAVPILKRMAARESGSAIAERRERALQRTY, encoded by the coding sequence ATGACACCGCTGGGAACCGCCGTCACCGCCGGAACGGAACGGGCCTGGATCGAGTTCCGCCGGGGGTTCACGAACGCCACCGACCTCGGGTTCTACGTCGTGATGTCGGTGGTCGTGTTCGCGATCCTGTGGTTCAACCGTGACACGGTCGTGCAGGTCCCCGGCTACGAGCTCCCCTCGGCCACCTATGCGTTGCCGAGCTTCGTCGGCGGGCTGATCGCCTTCCTGTCCGTTCTGGGCGTGGCCTACGCGCTGGCGATGGAGCGAGAGGACGGCACGCTGCTGCGGGCGAAGTCGCTGCCGCACGGCATGACCGGCTACGTGGTCGGACAGGTACTGCGCACCACGCTGGAGACCATCGCCGGTCTGACGCTGGCGCTCGTGCCGGCGATGCTGTTCATCGACGGGATCCTGGTGGACGGCGTCGGCGGGCTGGTGTGGCTGCCGGCGATCCTGGTCCTCGGTCTGCTGGCCACGCTGCCGATCGGCGTGGTCATCGGGGCCGTCGTCCGCTCCGTCCGGCAGGTCAACACCTGGGGTTCCCTCCCCCTGTTCGCACTCATCTGGGCCTCCGGCATCTTCGTGCCCACGATCGCGCTGCCGCAGTGGGCGCGGGTCGTCGGCCAGCTCTTCCCGGTCTACTGGCTCGGTCTCGGTACCCGGGCCGTCCTGCTGCCCGACGAGGCGGCCGCCCTGGAGATCGGTGGGTCCTGGCGGCCCGGCTGGACCGTCGCCGTGCTCGTCGCCTGGGCCGTGGCCGGCGTGCTCGTCGCCGTGCCGATCCTCAAGCGCATGGCGGCGCGCGAGTCCGGCTCGGCGATCGCCGAGCGGCGGGAACGGGCTCTGCAGCGCACGTACTGA
- a CDS encoding ABC transporter ATP-binding protein, with product MSTVVPTAATAARDATADGAHWRLIGSFLAPHRRALLGFSALVLVAGTLPLAGPVLLGAIADGAVADTGATRLALLAAAFGLVGLLANGADVLVTWLGARLAWLAANELRVEAARHALSLGPTWHARTTPGEIVDRVDGDATRVGELLAEVVVRLAAAVVTLAGVVALLAVQDWRLGLALALLLVGGGWVLVRLRDLAVPSGVIARQRSGEVFGAAEERLRGAEELRALGGGRYAVADLHRRSALTLAPWRTQETYATAIWSASMLVVVGGGAVALLGGILLQRAGVLTIGQVLAAFTATQLTRRPLEQLAENIQQIQQAGAGAVRLATLLAERPLIRFTGDRPLPDGPLSVDVAEVRAAYPASDTDALAGVNLQLAPGDHLGVVGPSGGGKTTLTRLLHRALDPGAGHVRLGGVDLREVAETSLRRRVAVVTQEVQLLSASIRDNLTLLGSVAADDGQLVAALHAVGLGPWFERLEQGLDAQLGEDAGTSAGEAQLLALARVLLRDPGLVILDEPTARLDTASALAVTRALETLLQGRTAVVVAHRLATLERVDRIAVIRDGRVVEQGPREDLAAGDTRFARLVAAELGAAR from the coding sequence GTGTCCACCGTCGTGCCTACCGCCGCCACGGCGGCCCGAGACGCGACCGCCGACGGCGCGCACTGGCGCCTGATCGGGTCGTTCCTGGCGCCGCACCGCCGCGCGCTGCTCGGCTTCAGCGCCCTGGTGCTGGTGGCCGGCACGTTGCCGTTGGCCGGACCGGTGCTGCTGGGCGCGATCGCCGACGGGGCCGTCGCGGACACCGGCGCGACGCGGCTCGCGCTGTTGGCGGCCGCGTTCGGGTTGGTGGGCCTGCTGGCCAATGGCGCGGACGTGCTCGTGACGTGGCTGGGTGCCCGGTTGGCGTGGCTCGCGGCCAACGAACTCCGGGTCGAGGCGGCCCGTCATGCGCTGTCGCTCGGCCCCACCTGGCACGCGCGCACCACGCCGGGCGAGATCGTCGACCGCGTCGACGGCGACGCCACCCGGGTGGGGGAGTTGCTGGCCGAGGTCGTGGTCCGACTCGCCGCCGCCGTCGTCACGCTCGCCGGGGTCGTGGCGCTGCTCGCCGTCCAGGACTGGCGCCTCGGTCTCGCGCTGGCGCTGCTGCTGGTCGGTGGTGGCTGGGTGCTGGTCCGTCTGCGCGATCTGGCCGTGCCCTCCGGCGTGATCGCCCGGCAGCGCTCCGGCGAGGTGTTCGGGGCCGCCGAGGAACGGCTGCGCGGCGCCGAGGAATTGCGGGCGCTCGGTGGCGGGCGCTACGCGGTGGCGGACCTCCACCGCCGCTCGGCGCTCACGCTCGCTCCGTGGCGAACCCAGGAGACCTACGCCACGGCGATCTGGTCGGCATCGATGCTGGTCGTGGTCGGCGGAGGTGCGGTGGCGTTGCTCGGCGGCATCCTGCTGCAGCGTGCCGGCGTGCTCACGATCGGGCAGGTCCTGGCCGCCTTCACCGCGACCCAGCTGACCCGCCGACCGCTCGAACAGCTGGCGGAGAACATCCAGCAGATCCAGCAGGCCGGTGCCGGCGCGGTGCGGCTCGCCACCCTGCTCGCCGAGCGGCCGCTCATCCGCTTCACCGGCGACCGGCCGCTGCCCGACGGACCGCTCAGCGTCGACGTCGCCGAGGTCCGGGCCGCCTACCCGGCCAGCGACACGGACGCGCTGGCCGGTGTGAACCTGCAGCTCGCGCCGGGGGATCACCTGGGCGTCGTCGGGCCGAGCGGCGGCGGGAAAACCACGCTCACGCGGCTACTGCACCGCGCCCTCGATCCGGGTGCGGGGCACGTCCGGCTCGGCGGCGTCGACCTGCGGGAGGTCGCCGAGACGTCGCTGCGCCGCCGCGTCGCCGTGGTCACGCAGGAGGTGCAGCTGCTGTCCGCCTCCATCCGTGACAACCTCACGCTCCTGGGCAGCGTCGCCGCCGACGACGGACAGCTGGTCGCGGCGTTGCACGCCGTCGGGCTCGGACCGTGGTTCGAGCGCCTCGAGCAGGGGCTGGACGCACAGCTGGGGGAGGACGCCGGCACCTCGGCAGGAGAGGCGCAGCTGCTCGCACTGGCCCGCGTGTTGCTGCGCGACCCCGGCCTCGTGATCCTCGACGAGCCCACCGCCCGCCTCGACACCGCCAGTGCACTGGCCGTCACCCGAGCGCTGGAGACGCTCCTGCAGGGACGGACCGCCGTCGTGGTGGCGCACCGGCTCGCGACGCTGGAGCGTGTGGACCGCATCGCCGTGATCCGCGACGGACGCGTCGTCGAGCAGGGACCCCGTGAGGACCTCGCCGCCGGGGACACGCGCTTCGCGCGGCTGGTCGCCGCTGAGCTGGGAGCGGCGAGGTGA
- a CDS encoding MerR family transcriptional regulator yields the protein MSYSIGEVARYAGVTVRTLHHYDAIGLLQPSHRSTSGRRSYVTADLERLQRILFYRELELPLDAIGRLLDGGDDPLVQLARQREQLQARIDRLTRLVDVLERTMEARRMGIDLDPDELFEVFGEDDPTQYAEEAEQRWGDTDAWRESQRRTARYTKDDWLRFKAETERLNADMVAAMDEGMAPTDEPAMDLAERARRQIDEWFYACPHEMHLYLGQMYVDDPRFMATYERQREGLARWLRDAIVANARRHGVEVAT from the coding sequence GTGAGCTACTCGATCGGCGAGGTGGCCCGGTACGCCGGTGTGACCGTCCGGACCCTGCACCACTACGACGCGATCGGGTTGCTGCAGCCCAGCCACCGCTCGACGTCGGGCCGGCGCAGCTACGTGACGGCCGACCTCGAACGCCTGCAGCGCATCCTGTTCTATCGCGAGCTCGAGCTGCCGCTCGACGCGATCGGCCGGCTGCTCGACGGCGGGGACGACCCGCTCGTGCAGTTGGCACGACAGCGGGAACAGTTGCAGGCACGGATCGACCGGCTCACTCGACTGGTGGACGTCCTGGAGCGCACGATGGAGGCACGCAGGATGGGCATCGATCTGGACCCGGACGAGCTGTTCGAGGTCTTCGGCGAGGACGACCCGACCCAGTACGCCGAGGAGGCCGAGCAGCGCTGGGGCGACACGGACGCCTGGCGCGAGTCGCAGCGGCGCACCGCCCGCTACACCAAGGACGACTGGCTGCGCTTCAAGGCCGAGACCGAACGACTCAACGCGGACATGGTCGCGGCGATGGACGAAGGGATGGCGCCGACCGACGAGCCGGCCATGGACCTCGCCGAGCGCGCCCGCCGCCAGATCGACGAGTGGTTCTACGCCTGTCCCCACGAGATGCACCTGTACCTCGGGCAGATGTACGTCGACGATCCCCGGTTCATGGCGACCTACGAGCGACAGCGCGAAGGCCTGGCCCGTTGGCTCCGGGACGCGATCGTCGCGAACGCGCGGCGCCACGGCGTCGAGGTCGCGACCTGA
- a CDS encoding ABC transporter ATP-binding protein, with protein sequence MHTTPAGAPVSDGAGAAVPAAIEVRDLRMRYGDVDVLDGVGFTAAVGEVVALLGPNGAGKTTTIEILEGFRRPSAGHVRVLGKDPRNAGDEWRARVGIVLQSWRDHGKWRVRELLAHLGRYYAPYTTPQRPRPIPVDDLLGRVGLAAHAHQRLSSLSGGQRRRLDVAIGIVGRPEVLFLDEPTAGFDPQSRREFHDLVHELTDLEGTTVLLTTHDLAEAEKLADRIVILNQGRIVADGSAEALARQVERNSEVRWREDGTLQVHATADVTAFVRELFARGGERIGDLDIRRATLEDTYVEMVRRSEARPPLVRVPDAEEER encoded by the coding sequence ATGCACACGACCCCGGCCGGCGCCCCGGTGTCAGACGGTGCCGGCGCCGCCGTACCGGCGGCCATCGAGGTCCGCGACCTGCGCATGCGCTACGGGGACGTGGACGTCCTCGACGGTGTCGGTTTCACCGCCGCGGTCGGGGAGGTCGTCGCCCTGCTCGGACCCAACGGGGCCGGCAAGACCACCACGATCGAGATCCTGGAGGGATTCCGTCGGCCCTCGGCCGGTCACGTGCGCGTGCTCGGAAAGGATCCCCGGAACGCCGGCGACGAGTGGCGCGCCCGGGTCGGCATCGTGCTGCAGTCCTGGCGCGACCACGGCAAGTGGCGGGTGCGCGAGCTGTTGGCTCACCTCGGCCGTTACTACGCGCCGTACACGACCCCGCAACGGCCGCGCCCGATTCCGGTGGACGACCTGCTCGGGCGGGTCGGTCTCGCCGCCCACGCCCATCAGCGGCTCTCGTCGCTGTCGGGTGGGCAGCGCCGCCGCCTCGACGTCGCCATCGGGATCGTCGGCCGTCCCGAGGTGCTGTTCCTCGACGAGCCCACCGCCGGCTTCGACCCGCAGTCCCGGCGCGAGTTCCACGACCTCGTGCACGAGTTGACCGACCTCGAAGGCACGACCGTGCTGCTGACGACCCACGACCTCGCGGAGGCGGAGAAGCTCGCCGACCGCATCGTCATCCTCAATCAGGGGCGGATCGTCGCCGACGGCAGTGCCGAGGCGTTGGCGCGCCAGGTCGAACGCAACTCCGAGGTCCGCTGGCGCGAGGACGGCACGCTGCAGGTGCACGCCACGGCCGACGTGACCGCGTTCGTGCGCGAGTTGTTCGCACGTGGCGGCGAGCGGATCGGTGACCTCGACATCCGTCGCGCCACGCTGGAGGACACCTACGTGGAGATGGTGCGCCGCAGCGAGGCCCGACCGCCGCTGGTGCGCGTGCCCGACGCGGAGGAAGAGCGATGA